In Rutidosis leptorrhynchoides isolate AG116_Rl617_1_P2 chromosome 6, CSIRO_AGI_Rlap_v1, whole genome shotgun sequence, the DNA window attaaagtgaattattaaagtgaattattaaagtatgaattattaaagtgaattattaaagttaaagtaaagtaaaagtaaagtaaaagtaaagttaaagtatagtaaaagtataaaaactatgtatgtataatacgcgtataaatatatataatattaatttaaatcgttatagatatttaatgaaataaaatgtaaatatcgttatatttattatactggttaagtaatgagttgtcaaaagtgattctagatatttataaaagttatatacattttaataataaagttctttttaaactgaaaacgtctttgtacgtttgaaaatagattaatagaatattatggaaaccaattctccactaacttttgtctaactttcgtaaatgacactttttgtttttatttataaatagctttacaaattattctgaatatcgttaagaggaatagattttctcaaatcatagtggacctctcaacagagacttataataataattcaatgtttctgataattcaatcatttaatattttttttttaatttcgtcgaaaatcatattgaaacaaatacgttcgtgtaaagtattatacgtttaatactttattaatattctcaagttataatatatatatatacatatacatatctatttatatataatggttcgtgaatcgtcggaatttggtcgaggttataatgaatgtatgaacacagtttaaaattcttgagatttaacttaacaaactttgcttatcgtgtcggaataatataaagattaaagtttaaatttggtcagaaatttccgggtcgtcacaacatcaCTAACCACTTATAGTGACCATAATGAGTACGAAATAcagtcttaggaatgtcagatTCAGCAACACAAAACTGGTGATATCCCGAACATAGATCTATTTTCGAAAAGAACGAAGCTCCTtgaagctgatcaaataagtcatctatcctaggaagcggatacttattcttcaatgttcttttatttaattcacaataatctatacacattcgaagtgtaccatctttctttttcacgaataacactggtgcaccccacggtgaagaattcAGACGAATGAACCCGCGGTCCAACAGTTCTTGAATTTGAGACATCATTTCATGAATTTCTAAAAGAGCTTAATCTATACGGAGCTTTGGCAACCGACGTAGCCCCTGTCACTAAATCGATCTTATATTTAACTTCCCTGATCGGCGGTAAGCCAGACGATTCCTCAAGGAACACTTCAGGATATTCAGACACTACGGAAATATCGGACACTACATTCTCTTCCTTCTTTACATCAATCACATAAGCTACGAAAGAATCACAACCCTTGGCCAAAGATTTCTGAGCTTTCATCATTGACAATAATGGACAACGGAACCCGACACGATCACCACGAGCCACTACCCGTTTCCCACTAGTCATGGGAAAATAGATAATCATCCTATGGCACTTAATACTGGCCTTATGGTCACTAAGCCAATTCATGCCTAACACTACATCGGAGCTTGTTATAGGCATCACTAGATAAGTCACAGGGAAAAGACTACCCTCTATGTCAATAATAATTCCAGACACACACTTTGAGACTGGAATAATCCTACAGTCAACCACTTCGACACTGAAGGTTCATTTATTTCACTAACAGGCACATATAACTTAGCACAAAATGTAGTTGACACAAATGAGCGATTTGCTCCACTGTCAAAGCACAACATCACACTAATCTCTAGACGCAAATATAGTCCATGCATCACCATCTGGTCGGGGTACACAATCAACACACTTCCCAACACTAATAATGGAAAAGTTGATATCTTACAACGGTATTCACCATCGACTCCAACTCAACGACGGAATTCACCATCGTCGTGAGCACTGGGTGTATAAATAGTCACATACACTAGACACAGAATACAAGGCACAGTCTAAGCACAAATCACTCGTCACTAGTGTTCACAATTTCCATAGTCACTTCATCAGTCAAGGTCCAAAATCAGGTCCTTATATCATTCGATACGATCAAATTCACGTATTTATTATCAGGTTTAACTTTTTACACAGTTAAATTCCTTCAAACTTTAAAACAATGACAACTGAAATCCCTTTATTTCACTAAATTCTGTACTTATGTCCCCAAAACACATTTTTAATTCATTAAAACTGTTTAGTCAAGTCATATTATACACGAACGATTCATTATCCAGCAGTCAGTTCATGGTCCATGTATGGTTCAAGTCAACTaaatttccttcagcttcccagaattcCTGTATGATTTACTATAATATACTTCCGTTGGCCAGACCCGAGTATATTTCACTAAATCATACCCTTATTCTGAGTCACTTGTTAAGGAAACTTCTATATGGTTTACACCTTATCACGGTACACAATTTCCTATTAAACATTGCTAAAaggaaaattattattttattttattttcactaATCACTAGTCTCTTAATCTTATGCTATCAACCACCACGGATTCTTCACACATAATTATCTAACTAACTCTTATTTAGTCATCACCAACAACCTATCACGGTGGTTTAAATCCAATTACTTAAGTCACACCACTTGCAAATCACTAACGGTCCGGGCATTATTGGTCTAGTTCCCAAAAATTATAACACTTAAACTAAAAGGTCACACAAtcctttgaaaggacccgttcatatacattataaacgattcacaatagttgattacatcgcgaggtatttgacctctatatgatacattttacaaacattgcattcgtttttaaaagacaaactttctttacagcgaaagttgacggcatgcacaccatttcataatacatccaactataattgacttaatattaatcttgatgaactcaatgactcgaatgcaacgtctttcaaaatatgccatgaatgactccaagtaatatccttaaaatgagctaatgcacagcggaagatttctttaatacctgagaataaacatgctttaaagtgtcaaccaaaaggttggtgagttcataggtttatcataacaatcatttcaatatattaatagaccacaagatttccgtttataaatatatgtacactcgcaagtgtataaaagtattctataagttgtaggcacccggtaacaagccttaacgttcatgttttaccctttgaagtacaccagatcaggtgtgtttaaaataacctcgaagtactaaagcatcccatagtcaggatggggtttgtcaggcccaatagatctatctttaggattcacgcctaccgtacatagacaagtagtttaatgttaccaagctaagggtatatttctggtttaaacccacgtagaattagttttagtacttgtgcctatttcgtaaaacatttataaaaacagcgcatgtattctcagtcccaaaaatatatataaaagggagcaaatgaaactcaccatactgtatttcgtagtaaaaatacatataacgtcatttaacaagtgcaaggttggcctcggattcacgaacctatattaattatatatatttatatgttggtcaatatttgtctaacaatttttggtcaagtcatagtgtaccacaatcctaatgctcgagactaatatgcaaaagtcaacaaaagtcaacttgacccaaaatgacttctaaaatttatacgtgtttattatataacttaactatagtcgttttatatatttaaatatatttattagattttataataataaaagtcatttactaataaaaatttatattaacatttatatatgataagatatacttttatatatcttaagtagtaaaatttataaagttcacttaatatcgtaaaactatagtggtaagtattattaatgtaattatattacgcgtggtgaaaaatatctttgtatcccctatttatttgataaaataatattaatcataataataataagtaaaagttgtattattttgtaataataattattattattccataaaaaaataacaatatttatatttactaaaaatgttattatgataaaatgataatactaacataatagtaataatgatattttataataacaatgatatttctattaaaataataacgacgatagtaataataatcattttaacaataatactaaaattcagttgactataacttctaatccgttcatcgaaaccattcgatatctaaatgaaaagttcttaatttttcgctagcttttcaacgacatgcgtatcatataccctatctcagtagcatatgtatctaattcaggattcaacaaacctatctaaggacaatatcgaatgtacaagcatgcataatcctatatactcgagcactagtcagggatacgctattgatatataaaagttaagttatgagtgctcacgtatcaatattgagattcaatattgcaggaaagtacgtagacgcaacgaagatgataaacactagattgacctcacgagcatacccataaaccatacccatcacctccatagctataacccataatttccttagcttcgactcattcaaaaaactattttgaaatcactcggacatcactccgtcgtaatattttatgtatactaataatatcttgaaataatacagagcaaatatatatatatatatatatatatatatatataaatcgattgagagagtttagagaaatatattttcaagtttctatgaaataatgaaacctattgaattctatttataatagatttttgaattattaaagtatgaattattaaagtgaattattaaagtatgaattattaaagtgaattattaaagtatgaattattaaagtgaattattaaagtatgaattattaaagtgaattattaaagtatgaattattaaagtgaattattaaagttaaagtaaagtaaaagtaaagtaaaggtaaagttaaagtatagtaaaagtataaaaactatgtatgtataatacgtgtataaatatatataatattaatttaaatcgttatatatttttaatgaaataaaatataaatatcgttatatttattatactggttaagtaatgagttgtcaaaagtgattctagatatttataaaagttatatacgttttaataataaagttctttttaaactgaaaatgtttttgtacgtttgaaaataaattaatagaatattatgaaaaccaattttccactagcttttgtctaactttcgtaaatgaaactttttatttttatttataaatagctttacaaattat includes these proteins:
- the LOC139855247 gene encoding uncharacterized protein, with the protein product MVMHGLYLRLEISVMLCFDSGANRSFVSTTFCAKLYVPVSEINEPSVSKWLTVGLFQSQMLGMNWLSDHKASIKCHRMIIYFPMTSGKRVVARGDRVGFRCPLLSMMKAQKSLAKGCDSFVAYVIDVKKEENVVSDISVVSEYPEVFLEESSGLPPIREVKYKIDLVTGATSVAKAPYRLSSFRNS